The window CGGGCAACGTCTTCCAGACGCGAAGCAGCGAAACCGACCGCGAGCGCATCCTCGACACGATACAGCGGGCAGCGCGAGAGACGGTGCTGCTCCGGCGCGCGGCGCTCTTCCGCCTCGACCGATTGGAACGCACCGACCGGCAGCTCCTGCACGAGCGGCACCTCGTCAGCAAGGAATTGGCGGGCCTCGAGGCCGATGGGCGGGTGCGGAGCGGAGCCTCGCTCCTCGTTCAGGACCGCATCGGCGTGATGGTGAACGAGGAAGATCACCTGAGGCTCCAGGGTCTGCATTCGGGCTTCGCGCTCGATGCCGCGTACGCCGAAGTGGAACGGCTCGACGCGGAGTTGGGACAACGACTTCCCTTCGCATTCCACTCTGAGTTTGGTTACCTTACCTCTTGCCCCACGAACGTCGGGACGGGGCTCCGTGCATCGGTGCTGATCCACCTGCCGGGGCTGGTGCTCACCAAGGAGATCTCGAAGGTTCTCCAAGGGCTGGCACAGGTGGGCCTCACCTTCCGCGGGCTGTACGGCGAGGGGAGCGAAGTCGTCGGCAACTTCTTCCAGCTCTCCAACCAGACCACGCTCGGCAAGTCCGAGTCGGAATTGCTCGATCACCTGGGTAAGATGGTGCGCCAGGTCATCGACTACGAAGAGCAGGCGCGGCAGGTGCTGGTCCGGGACGCGCCGGCCATCATCGAAGACAAGGTCTGGCGCGCGTACGGTTTGTTGCGCTACGCGCGGTCGCTCTCCTTCGAGGAGGCGATGAACCTGCTGAGCGGGGTCCGGCTCGGCGTGGGGATGGGGCTGATCCCGGGCGTTGGGATGTACACGCTGAACAAGCTGCTGGTCTACACGCAGCCGGCGCACCTCGCGGCGGGGCAGGGCTCGGGAGCCGGGCCGGCCGCCGACGCGGAGATCCCGATTCGGCGGGCCCAATACGTGCGGCGGATGCTTGAAGAGGAAGTCGGCCGGCGCGGGTAGGCGGCCGTGGCCAAGAATGCAGAACGCAGGTGTCGCGATGAACGGGTACAATTTTACTGATCGTGTCCGCAAGGTCCTGCAGATGGCCCGCGAAGAGGCGGCTCGCCTGCACCACGAGTACGTGGGGACGGAGCACATCCTGCTCGGCCTCATCCGCGAGGGTGAGGGCGTGGCCGCGGCGGTGCTCACCAACCTGAACGTGGACCTGGAGGAAATCCAGCAGAAGATCGAGGAGACAGTCAAGAAGGGAAAGGCGGCCGCCGCCGCCGGGCCCGACCTGCCGTACACCTCGCGCGCCAAGAAAGTCCTCGAGCTGGCGATGACGGAGGCGCGGGAGCTCAACCACTCCTACGTGGGCACCGAGCATCTCCTACTCGGGCTTCTCCGGGAGGAGAAGGGCATCGCGGCACAGGTTCTGACCGACGCGGGCGTGAACCTGGAGCAGTCGCGGGCCGAGACGCTCAGGCTCTTGGGCAGCGACATGCCACAGGCATCGGCCGGCGGCTCGGGCACTACGCCCGCGCCCAGCTCGGCGCCCAAGTC is drawn from Gemmatimonadales bacterium and contains these coding sequences:
- a CDS encoding protein arginine kinase, with the translated sequence MIDLSLLTDGGVGWLDASGPLNNLVLSTRVRLARNLAGNVFQTRSSETDRERILDTIQRAARETVLLRRAALFRLDRLERTDRQLLHERHLVSKELAGLEADGRVRSGASLLVQDRIGVMVNEEDHLRLQGLHSGFALDAAYAEVERLDAELGQRLPFAFHSEFGYLTSCPTNVGTGLRASVLIHLPGLVLTKEISKVLQGLAQVGLTFRGLYGEGSEVVGNFFQLSNQTTLGKSESELLDHLGKMVRQVIDYEEQARQVLVRDAPAIIEDKVWRAYGLLRYARSLSFEEAMNLLSGVRLGVGMGLIPGVGMYTLNKLLVYTQPAHLAAGQGSGAGPAADAEIPIRRAQYVRRMLEEEVGRRG